A single Sylvia atricapilla isolate bSylAtr1 chromosome 29, bSylAtr1.pri, whole genome shotgun sequence DNA region contains:
- the NCKAP5L gene encoding nck-associated protein 5-like isoform X1: MSESVAEAPGAGSPAGLGETGTSHELLQRLRELEAENSALAQANENQRETYERCLDEVLENTGTHFTCVHTRVLGHEAVCALCPTPDLSSPPQVANHVVQALLNQKDLREECIKLKKRVFELERQNQVLSDLFQQKLQLSTGSLPQLPLHPVPVPPDVPVTPQPGSAEQQPPPLLPGLCLSLPEVLPPVPSASPGLSPGAPPLDALSPFFKKKAQILEVLRKLEETDPLLGPPPASPGSPEPCAALGWPPCPLRGPGAAGGWRGTEGSPCSSPEEGGPPRGALLSALAERLLRGEGGGCCRRNGEAPGGPPRQRRGEHPAFLGLYAPGEESPEGGFTPLSPGGVPNPLPSPTKVLKLPPPPGGLRLSPQLAHPSKIPCRGAHPEASPALSRRPSPDAPPEPGSTEPPAFPRTFEAAEQPPGPPGPVAGGERAAASPPSSRRATGGSAPCRRPGKKPPEAGYLPFKERLAALGKLRGAEGREQPGPGRPERGHGAELRPPPRGGLGGSLKHPEPAHGAEPLARCYSSGSMGDPGKAGAKGRPGTGRTPSRTPPTPPAKSSRSPHGSPTKLPTKAAKAGAPRGEEPAGAKAAGAPHKTPADPEPVGPAPGAAGHSAIEEKVMKGIEENVLRLQGQERAPGAEAKGKAAGLASWFGLRRSKLPALSRRGEGGRGREWAGTPAPLRREVKLAARKLEAESLNISKLMEKAEDLRKALREEHAFLQGLALEKGRPRGPPRGPGPLPVMYQEVTAETFMQQLLDRVDGKDVPYETRLEHKRELCDLRRVPPDAKEPRLCRPPRNGIVGHLREPSDKVPDVGLRDELPSDESLSESGTSQHFAACGSLTRTLDSGIGTFPPPDYGGVPAKSTPKPRGRPEPLPGAVPAAVTKVPRKARTLEREVPSAEELLVPGKHRSAPGCRLPAPPNSHGHRAAPQDTGEDTRKPRRVQQSKNWTFPNAKACGAADPFVCPPGGLEGLHRPVQAAVCSPAGHRGTSPEAPPPLPPALSTSSSRTPSASDVGDEGSTEARSRDGGHGPAGLEHSESLSDSLYDSLSSCGSQG, translated from the exons ATGTCGGAGAGCGTGGCCGAggcgccgggagccgggagcccagcagggctgggagagacGGGCACCAGCCATGAGCTGCTGCAGCGCCTGCGGGAGCTGGAG GCAGAGAACTCAGCCCTGGCCCAGGCCAATGAGAACCAGAGGGAAACATACGAACGCTGCCTGGACGAGGTACTGGAGAACACCGGAACGCATTTCACATGTGTGCACACGCGTGTGCTGGGGCACgaggctgtgtgtgccctgtgtcccACCCCAgacctctcctctcctccccaggtTGCCAACCATGTGGTGCAGGCGCTACTCAACCAGAAG GACCTCCGTGAGGAGTGCATCAAGCTGAAGAAACGTGTCTTTGAGCTGGAGCGGCAGAACCAGGTGCTGAGTGACCTGttccagcagaagctgcagctctcGACTGGGTCACTGCCCCAG ctgccgCTGCACCCGGTGCCAGTACCCCCAGATGTCCCCGTGACcccccagccaggctctgctgagcAACAGCCCCCGCCGCTGCTCCCTGGCctctgtctgtccctgcccGAG GTGCTACCCCCAGTGCCATCGGCCAGCCCTGGCCTCAGCCCTGGTGCCCCACCCCTGGATGCCCTGTCCCctttcttcaaaaagaaagcccaaatcCTGGAGGTGCTGCGCAAGCTGGAGGAGACAGACCCGCTCTTGGGGCCCCCTCCAGCGTCCCCCGGCTCCCCCGAGCCCTGCgcagccctgggctggcccCCTTGCCCTCTGCGGGGCCCGGGGGCCGCGGGGGGCTGGCGGGGGACCGAGGGCAGCCCCTGCTCGTCCCCAGAGGAAGGGGGGCCGCCGCGGGGGGCTCTGCTCAGCGCCTTGGCCGAGCGGCTGCTGCGAGGTGAGGGCGGCGGCTGCTGCCGGCGCAACGGTGAAGCCCCGGGGGGACCCCCACGGCAGCGGCGCGGGGAGCACCCCGCGTTCCTGGGACTCTACGCGCCGGGCGAGGAGAGCCCCGAGGGGGGCTTCACCCCGCTCTCACCTGGAGGGGTCCCCAACCCCCTGCCCTCGCCCACCAAGGTGCTCAAACTGCCGCCTCCCCCCGGGGGGCTGCGCCTCAGCCCGCAGCTCGCCCACCCCTCCAAGATCCCCTGTCGCGGCGCCCACCCCGAGGCCTCCCCGGCGCTCAGCCGCCGCCCGTCCCCCGATGCCCCCCCAGAGCCCGGCTCCACCGAGCCCCCCGCCTTCCCCCGCACCTTCGAGGCAGCCGAGCAGCCCCCTGGCCCACCGGGCCCCGtggccggcggggagcgggcggcCGCTTCTCCCCCCAGCTCTCGCCGCGCCACGGGGGGCTCGGCCCCCTGCCGCCGCCCTGGCAAGAAGCCTCCCGAAGCGGGCTACCTGCCCTTCAAGGAGCGCCTGGCCGCCCTGGGCAAGCTGCGGGGGGCTGAGGGCCGAGAGcagccgggcccggggcggccCGAACGGGGCCATGGCGCCGAGCTACGCCCTCCGCCCCGGGGAGGTTTGGGGGGCAGCCTGAAGCACCCCGAGCCAGCGCACGGCGCGGAGCCCCTGGCCCGCTGCTACTCGTCCGGCTCCATGGGCGACCCCGGCAAGGCGGGGGCCAAGGGGCGCCCCGGCACCGGCAGGACCCCGTCACGGACCCCCCCCACGCCCCCTGCCAAGAGCTCCCGCAGCCCTCACGGCAGCCCCACCAAGCTGCCCACCAAGGCGGCCAAAGCCGGGGCACCGCGGGGCGAGGAGCCGGCGGGCGCCAAGGCAGCCGGGGCTCCCCACAAAACCCCCGCGGACCCCGAGCCCGTGGGGCCGGCGCCGGGCGCCGCGGGGCACTCGGCCATCGAGGAGAAGGTGATGAAAGGCATCGAGGAGAACGTGCTGcggctgcaggggcaggagcgGGCGCCGGGCGCCGAGGCCAAGGGCAAAGCGGCCGGGCTGGCGAGTTGGTTCGGGCTGCGGCGCAGCAAATTGCCGGCGCTGAGCCGCCGCGGGGAGGGCGGGCGCGGACGCGAGTGGGCTGGGACCCCCGCGCCTCTTCGCCGAGAGGTCAAGTTGGCCGCCCGCAAGCTGGAAGCCGAGAGTCTCAACATCTCGAAGCTGATGGAGAAGGCGGAGGATCTGCGGAAGGCCCTGCGCGAGGAACACGCGTTCCTGCAGGGGCTGGCGCTGGAGAAGGGGCGTCCCCGTGGGCCCCCGCGAGGGCCCGGCCCTCTCCCCGTCATGTACCAGGAGGTGACGGCCGAGACCTtcatgcagcagctgctggacag GGTGGACGGGAAGGACGTCCCCTACGAGACCCGCCTGGAGCACAAGCGGGAGCTTTGTGACCTCCGGAGGGTCCCCCCCGACGCCAAAGAACCCCGGCTCTGCCGCCCGCCCCGCAACGGCATCGTGGGACATCTGCGGGAGCCCTCGGACAAG GTGCCAGACGTGGGGCTCCGGGACGAGCTGCCGTCCGACGAGAGCTTGTCCGAGTCGGGGACGTCGCAGCATTTCGCTG CCTGCGGGTCCCTGACGCGGACACTGGACAGCGGGATCGGGACCTTTCCGCCCCCCGACTATGGGGGGGTCCCCGCCAAGAGCACCCCCAAACCGCGGGGCCGCCCCGAGCCGCtgcccggggccgtgccggcCGCTGTCACCAAAGTGCCGCGCAAGGCCCGGACGCTGGAGCGGGAGGTGCCCAGCGccgaggagctgctggtgcctggAAAACACCGGAGCGCTCCGGGCTGCCGCCTCCCCGCGCCCCCCAACTCGCACGGCCACCGCGCTGCACCCCAAG ACACCGGGGAGGACACCAGGAAGCCACGGCGTGTCCAGCAGAGCAAGAACTGGACCTTCCCCAATGCCAAAGCCTGCGGTGCTGCTGACCCCTTTGTGTGCCCCCCcggggggctggaggggctgcatCGGCCTGTGCAG GCCGCCGTGTGCAGCCCGGCGGGACATCGGGGGACATCCCCGGAGGCTCCCCCACCGCtgccccctgccctgagcactAGCAGCAGCCGGACTCCCAGCGCCTCAGACGTGGGGGACGAGGGCAGCACGGAGGCGCGGTCCCGGGATGGCGGGCACGGTCCCGCCGGGCTGGAACATTCCGAGTCCCTCAGCGATTCGCTCTACGACAGCCTCTCCTCCTGcggcagccagggctga
- the NCKAP5L gene encoding nck-associated protein 5-like isoform X2, translating to MSESVAEAPGAGSPAGLGETGTSHELLQRLRELEAENSALAQANENQRETYERCLDEVANHVVQALLNQKDLREECIKLKKRVFELERQNQVLSDLFQQKLQLSTGSLPQLPLHPVPVPPDVPVTPQPGSAEQQPPPLLPGLCLSLPEVLPPVPSASPGLSPGAPPLDALSPFFKKKAQILEVLRKLEETDPLLGPPPASPGSPEPCAALGWPPCPLRGPGAAGGWRGTEGSPCSSPEEGGPPRGALLSALAERLLRGEGGGCCRRNGEAPGGPPRQRRGEHPAFLGLYAPGEESPEGGFTPLSPGGVPNPLPSPTKVLKLPPPPGGLRLSPQLAHPSKIPCRGAHPEASPALSRRPSPDAPPEPGSTEPPAFPRTFEAAEQPPGPPGPVAGGERAAASPPSSRRATGGSAPCRRPGKKPPEAGYLPFKERLAALGKLRGAEGREQPGPGRPERGHGAELRPPPRGGLGGSLKHPEPAHGAEPLARCYSSGSMGDPGKAGAKGRPGTGRTPSRTPPTPPAKSSRSPHGSPTKLPTKAAKAGAPRGEEPAGAKAAGAPHKTPADPEPVGPAPGAAGHSAIEEKVMKGIEENVLRLQGQERAPGAEAKGKAAGLASWFGLRRSKLPALSRRGEGGRGREWAGTPAPLRREVKLAARKLEAESLNISKLMEKAEDLRKALREEHAFLQGLALEKGRPRGPPRGPGPLPVMYQEVTAETFMQQLLDRVDGKDVPYETRLEHKRELCDLRRVPPDAKEPRLCRPPRNGIVGHLREPSDKVPDVGLRDELPSDESLSESGTSQHFAACGSLTRTLDSGIGTFPPPDYGGVPAKSTPKPRGRPEPLPGAVPAAVTKVPRKARTLEREVPSAEELLVPGKHRSAPGCRLPAPPNSHGHRAAPQDTGEDTRKPRRVQQSKNWTFPNAKACGAADPFVCPPGGLEGLHRPVQAAVCSPAGHRGTSPEAPPPLPPALSTSSSRTPSASDVGDEGSTEARSRDGGHGPAGLEHSESLSDSLYDSLSSCGSQG from the exons ATGTCGGAGAGCGTGGCCGAggcgccgggagccgggagcccagcagggctgggagagacGGGCACCAGCCATGAGCTGCTGCAGCGCCTGCGGGAGCTGGAG GCAGAGAACTCAGCCCTGGCCCAGGCCAATGAGAACCAGAGGGAAACATACGAACGCTGCCTGGACGAG gtTGCCAACCATGTGGTGCAGGCGCTACTCAACCAGAAG GACCTCCGTGAGGAGTGCATCAAGCTGAAGAAACGTGTCTTTGAGCTGGAGCGGCAGAACCAGGTGCTGAGTGACCTGttccagcagaagctgcagctctcGACTGGGTCACTGCCCCAG ctgccgCTGCACCCGGTGCCAGTACCCCCAGATGTCCCCGTGACcccccagccaggctctgctgagcAACAGCCCCCGCCGCTGCTCCCTGGCctctgtctgtccctgcccGAG GTGCTACCCCCAGTGCCATCGGCCAGCCCTGGCCTCAGCCCTGGTGCCCCACCCCTGGATGCCCTGTCCCctttcttcaaaaagaaagcccaaatcCTGGAGGTGCTGCGCAAGCTGGAGGAGACAGACCCGCTCTTGGGGCCCCCTCCAGCGTCCCCCGGCTCCCCCGAGCCCTGCgcagccctgggctggcccCCTTGCCCTCTGCGGGGCCCGGGGGCCGCGGGGGGCTGGCGGGGGACCGAGGGCAGCCCCTGCTCGTCCCCAGAGGAAGGGGGGCCGCCGCGGGGGGCTCTGCTCAGCGCCTTGGCCGAGCGGCTGCTGCGAGGTGAGGGCGGCGGCTGCTGCCGGCGCAACGGTGAAGCCCCGGGGGGACCCCCACGGCAGCGGCGCGGGGAGCACCCCGCGTTCCTGGGACTCTACGCGCCGGGCGAGGAGAGCCCCGAGGGGGGCTTCACCCCGCTCTCACCTGGAGGGGTCCCCAACCCCCTGCCCTCGCCCACCAAGGTGCTCAAACTGCCGCCTCCCCCCGGGGGGCTGCGCCTCAGCCCGCAGCTCGCCCACCCCTCCAAGATCCCCTGTCGCGGCGCCCACCCCGAGGCCTCCCCGGCGCTCAGCCGCCGCCCGTCCCCCGATGCCCCCCCAGAGCCCGGCTCCACCGAGCCCCCCGCCTTCCCCCGCACCTTCGAGGCAGCCGAGCAGCCCCCTGGCCCACCGGGCCCCGtggccggcggggagcgggcggcCGCTTCTCCCCCCAGCTCTCGCCGCGCCACGGGGGGCTCGGCCCCCTGCCGCCGCCCTGGCAAGAAGCCTCCCGAAGCGGGCTACCTGCCCTTCAAGGAGCGCCTGGCCGCCCTGGGCAAGCTGCGGGGGGCTGAGGGCCGAGAGcagccgggcccggggcggccCGAACGGGGCCATGGCGCCGAGCTACGCCCTCCGCCCCGGGGAGGTTTGGGGGGCAGCCTGAAGCACCCCGAGCCAGCGCACGGCGCGGAGCCCCTGGCCCGCTGCTACTCGTCCGGCTCCATGGGCGACCCCGGCAAGGCGGGGGCCAAGGGGCGCCCCGGCACCGGCAGGACCCCGTCACGGACCCCCCCCACGCCCCCTGCCAAGAGCTCCCGCAGCCCTCACGGCAGCCCCACCAAGCTGCCCACCAAGGCGGCCAAAGCCGGGGCACCGCGGGGCGAGGAGCCGGCGGGCGCCAAGGCAGCCGGGGCTCCCCACAAAACCCCCGCGGACCCCGAGCCCGTGGGGCCGGCGCCGGGCGCCGCGGGGCACTCGGCCATCGAGGAGAAGGTGATGAAAGGCATCGAGGAGAACGTGCTGcggctgcaggggcaggagcgGGCGCCGGGCGCCGAGGCCAAGGGCAAAGCGGCCGGGCTGGCGAGTTGGTTCGGGCTGCGGCGCAGCAAATTGCCGGCGCTGAGCCGCCGCGGGGAGGGCGGGCGCGGACGCGAGTGGGCTGGGACCCCCGCGCCTCTTCGCCGAGAGGTCAAGTTGGCCGCCCGCAAGCTGGAAGCCGAGAGTCTCAACATCTCGAAGCTGATGGAGAAGGCGGAGGATCTGCGGAAGGCCCTGCGCGAGGAACACGCGTTCCTGCAGGGGCTGGCGCTGGAGAAGGGGCGTCCCCGTGGGCCCCCGCGAGGGCCCGGCCCTCTCCCCGTCATGTACCAGGAGGTGACGGCCGAGACCTtcatgcagcagctgctggacag GGTGGACGGGAAGGACGTCCCCTACGAGACCCGCCTGGAGCACAAGCGGGAGCTTTGTGACCTCCGGAGGGTCCCCCCCGACGCCAAAGAACCCCGGCTCTGCCGCCCGCCCCGCAACGGCATCGTGGGACATCTGCGGGAGCCCTCGGACAAG GTGCCAGACGTGGGGCTCCGGGACGAGCTGCCGTCCGACGAGAGCTTGTCCGAGTCGGGGACGTCGCAGCATTTCGCTG CCTGCGGGTCCCTGACGCGGACACTGGACAGCGGGATCGGGACCTTTCCGCCCCCCGACTATGGGGGGGTCCCCGCCAAGAGCACCCCCAAACCGCGGGGCCGCCCCGAGCCGCtgcccggggccgtgccggcCGCTGTCACCAAAGTGCCGCGCAAGGCCCGGACGCTGGAGCGGGAGGTGCCCAGCGccgaggagctgctggtgcctggAAAACACCGGAGCGCTCCGGGCTGCCGCCTCCCCGCGCCCCCCAACTCGCACGGCCACCGCGCTGCACCCCAAG ACACCGGGGAGGACACCAGGAAGCCACGGCGTGTCCAGCAGAGCAAGAACTGGACCTTCCCCAATGCCAAAGCCTGCGGTGCTGCTGACCCCTTTGTGTGCCCCCCcggggggctggaggggctgcatCGGCCTGTGCAG GCCGCCGTGTGCAGCCCGGCGGGACATCGGGGGACATCCCCGGAGGCTCCCCCACCGCtgccccctgccctgagcactAGCAGCAGCCGGACTCCCAGCGCCTCAGACGTGGGGGACGAGGGCAGCACGGAGGCGCGGTCCCGGGATGGCGGGCACGGTCCCGCCGGGCTGGAACATTCCGAGTCCCTCAGCGATTCGCTCTACGACAGCCTCTCCTCCTGcggcagccagggctga
- the TMBIM6 gene encoding bax inhibitor 1 isoform X2, with amino-acid sequence MNVFDRSINFDALFKFSHISASTQEHLKRVYGSFAICMFVAAAGAYINVVTHLFQFGLLTGLGSLGLMVWLTATPHSRETEQKRLGMLVGFAFLTGINLGPLLQMCISVNPSIIPTAFLGTATIFACFSLSALYARRRSYLYLGGFLLSGLSLMLLSSLINAFVRSTWLFTANLYVALMIMCGFVLFDTQLIIEKAESGDKDYIWHCVDLFLDFVNIFRELLMILGMSENKKKEKK; translated from the exons ATGAACGTCTTTGACCGCAGCATCAACTTTGATGCCCTCTTCAAGTTCTCCCACAT CTCGGCCTCCACCCAGGAGCACCTGAAGAGGGTCTATGGCAGCTTCGCCATCTGCATGTTTGTGGCAGCTGCAGGCGCCTACATCAATGTGGTGACCCACCTTTTCCAG ttcGGGCTCCTGACTGGCCTGGGCTCACTGGGGCTGATGGTTTGGCTCACGGCCACGCCACACAGCCGTGAAACCGAGCAGAAGAGGCTGGGGATGCTGGTTGGCTTCGCCTTCCTCACGG GCATCAATCTGGGACCTCTCCTGCAAATGTGCATCTCAGTCAACCCCAG CATCATCCCCACTGCCTTCCTGGGCACTGCCACCATCTTCGCCTGCTTCTCACTGAGCGCCCTCTACGCCCGGCGCCGCAGCTACCTCTACCTGGGAG GTTTCCTGCTCTCTGGCCTCTCCCTGATGCTTCTCTCCTCCCTGATTAACGCGTTTGTGAGATCCACTTGGCTCTTCACG GCCAACCTGTACGTGGCGCTGATGATCATGTGCGGCTTCGTGCTCTTCGACACGCAGCTCATCATCGAGAAGGCGGAGAGCGGGGACAAGGATTACATCtg gcACTGCGTTGATCTCTTCCTCGACTTCGTCAACATCTTCCGGGAGCTCCTGATGATCCTGGGCATGTCTGAG AacaagaagaaggagaagaagtgA
- the TMBIM6 gene encoding bax inhibitor 1 isoform X1: protein MNVFDRSINFDALFKFSHISASTQEHLKRVYGSFAICMFVAAAGAYINVVTHLFQFGLLTGLGSLGLMVWLTATPHSRETEQKRLGMLVGFAFLTGINLGPLLQMCISVNPSIIPTAFLGTATIFACFSLSALYARRRSYLYLGGFLLSGLSLMLLSSLINAFVRSTWLFTANLYVALMIMCGFVLFDTQLIIEKAESGDKDYIWHCVDLFLDFVNIFRELLMILGMSEVGEGTRGQSRGTELPCGVGE from the exons ATGAACGTCTTTGACCGCAGCATCAACTTTGATGCCCTCTTCAAGTTCTCCCACAT CTCGGCCTCCACCCAGGAGCACCTGAAGAGGGTCTATGGCAGCTTCGCCATCTGCATGTTTGTGGCAGCTGCAGGCGCCTACATCAATGTGGTGACCCACCTTTTCCAG ttcGGGCTCCTGACTGGCCTGGGCTCACTGGGGCTGATGGTTTGGCTCACGGCCACGCCACACAGCCGTGAAACCGAGCAGAAGAGGCTGGGGATGCTGGTTGGCTTCGCCTTCCTCACGG GCATCAATCTGGGACCTCTCCTGCAAATGTGCATCTCAGTCAACCCCAG CATCATCCCCACTGCCTTCCTGGGCACTGCCACCATCTTCGCCTGCTTCTCACTGAGCGCCCTCTACGCCCGGCGCCGCAGCTACCTCTACCTGGGAG GTTTCCTGCTCTCTGGCCTCTCCCTGATGCTTCTCTCCTCCCTGATTAACGCGTTTGTGAGATCCACTTGGCTCTTCACG GCCAACCTGTACGTGGCGCTGATGATCATGTGCGGCTTCGTGCTCTTCGACACGCAGCTCATCATCGAGAAGGCGGAGAGCGGGGACAAGGATTACATCtg gcACTGCGTTGATCTCTTCCTCGACTTCGTCAACATCTTCCGGGAGCTCCTGATGATCCTGGGCATGTCTGAGGTcggtgaggggacacggggacagagcagggggaCAGAGCTGCCCTGTGGTGTGGGGGAATGA